The Desmonostoc muscorum LEGE 12446 genome includes a region encoding these proteins:
- a CDS encoding tetratricopeptide repeat protein, whose translation MKSGDRNPKIAEQINFKVTIIMPKNLATFLVQFSQPSAVEMNAYLLSDEKPTTQDQKLEILSKYMQQYPQGWKKRLELAELFYGMGRWEQAIEEYRQIIERQPQFLDARLQLGKILHLMGQETEAIEVYENALPLSHNEATRQHIRGLIKACKGDSQQAIKALESAAFLEPDKVVHWLALGQVHMGIENTVAALQAFDAVLSLNPDDLVALILSYDGLMAMGNFQAAGQRLSRVIELAPDDFQILQRQLDERCRMRLVSGEQGKQTKKMIGSALQQAPNAAQFHKSLAYYYIFRGDWAQGVAVLAQFTEKHPNNPNGWYYYGRCLSDTGENQRAAEAILKAYHLYPHNCEIYLALCEILPAAGRLDELHPLIEEMLERFPERWSIWVTAGRVLVESFKDIKRGCSLSVRGTQLQPQLPDAWFCHGRVLALAGKHREAVEALVQGWQFFPEKGGYLQSVPGLVWLGESYRVLGNNAVSRRYWQEVCLQAEKLMEFDPATAYYWQGRALDELGDSLGAIEAYRNALSQQLLYPAHGEVKETLKWLQGMLRNGFRA comes from the coding sequence GTGAAAAGCGGCGATCGCAACCCAAAAATTGCTGAGCAAATTAATTTTAAAGTAACCATTATTATGCCTAAAAACCTTGCCACATTCTTGGTACAGTTCTCCCAACCCTCTGCGGTGGAGATGAATGCTTACTTACTCTCAGATGAAAAACCAACTACACAAGACCAAAAACTCGAAATATTAAGTAAGTACATGCAGCAGTATCCCCAAGGATGGAAAAAACGTCTGGAATTAGCTGAATTATTTTATGGGATGGGGCGATGGGAGCAGGCTATTGAGGAGTATCGTCAAATTATTGAGCGGCAACCCCAATTCCTTGACGCACGGTTGCAACTGGGGAAAATCTTGCACCTGATGGGACAAGAAACCGAGGCAATAGAGGTTTATGAGAATGCCTTACCTTTGTCGCATAATGAAGCAACTCGGCAGCATATACGTGGATTGATTAAAGCTTGTAAAGGTGACAGTCAACAGGCAATTAAAGCTCTTGAGTCTGCTGCTTTCTTAGAACCTGACAAAGTAGTTCACTGGCTGGCTTTGGGACAGGTGCATATGGGAATAGAGAATACTGTCGCAGCTTTGCAAGCCTTTGATGCAGTCTTGTCACTCAATCCAGATGATCTTGTTGCCTTGATTCTTAGCTATGACGGACTGATGGCTATGGGGAACTTTCAGGCAGCTGGGCAAAGATTGAGCAGAGTTATAGAGTTAGCACCCGATGATTTCCAGATACTCCAACGACAGTTAGATGAGCGTTGCCGGATGAGATTGGTATCAGGTGAACAAGGCAAGCAGACTAAAAAGATGATCGGCTCTGCTCTACAACAGGCTCCAAATGCGGCCCAGTTCCACAAATCCCTGGCATACTATTACATTTTCCGAGGAGATTGGGCGCAAGGAGTAGCAGTGCTAGCACAATTTACTGAAAAACACCCCAATAATCCTAATGGTTGGTATTACTATGGGCGGTGCTTGTCTGACACAGGCGAAAACCAAAGGGCAGCTGAGGCGATTTTGAAAGCTTATCATCTGTATCCCCATAATTGTGAAATCTATCTAGCCTTGTGTGAGATTTTGCCTGCTGCGGGGAGATTAGATGAACTGCATCCCTTGATAGAGGAGATGCTTGAGCGTTTTCCCGAACGCTGGAGTATTTGGGTGACGGCGGGGCGAGTGCTGGTAGAAAGCTTTAAAGATATCAAACGCGGGTGTAGTCTTTCTGTTCGAGGGACGCAACTTCAACCCCAGTTACCTGATGCTTGGTTTTGTCATGGACGGGTGTTGGCATTGGCGGGAAAACACCGAGAAGCGGTAGAGGCATTAGTGCAAGGATGGCAGTTCTTTCCAGAAAAAGGGGGTTATCTGCAATCTGTACCTGGGTTAGTTTGGCTGGGGGAGAGTTATCGAGTGCTAGGAAATAATGCGGTTAGTCGGCGGTATTGGCAAGAAGTTTGTCTGCAAGCTGAAAAATTGATGGAATTTGATCCGGCTACTGCTTATTACTGGCAAGGGAGAGCGTTAGATGAATTGGGGGATAGTTTGGGTGCGATAGAGGCTTATCGAAATGCCCTGAGTCAGCAGTTGCTTTACCCCGCTCATGGCGAAGTGAAGGAGACTCTGAAATGGTTACAAGGGATGCTGCGAAACGGTTTTCGTGCTTGA
- a CDS encoding AAA-like domain-containing protein — translation MAIDFILDILNRKLVEIKEDPLHSTEILVLQGICENKTYEAIAQEERYSCGYITNVVAPRLYQKLSLLFGRRVNKKNCRVVLESYIAEQATPPAKSIKLNSPEFDLGIQQDALPCYPSGSVPLNSPFYIEHPNIQKSVYAEITKLGALVRIKAPREMGKTSLMLRILDYAERMGYRTVRLNLEQVDQTILSDANLFLRWLCANITQQLQMEQKLDDYWNKDFGSKLSCTFYLRNYVLNQIDTSLVLALDEVNYTFEHPGVAKDFFPLLRSWFEEAKRCKIWQKLRLIVVHSTEIYVPLQLQQSPFNIGLPIQLPDFNLDQVQELAQRYSLKWSDGEEAKQLMTIIGGHPALIHIALYYLSSQRITLAQLLKTAPTSSGIYAHHLQRHLTILQEQPELAIALYNAINASEPVPLEPIIAYKLNSMGLIKLDNNKAIPSSQLYRQYFQSLSSDEKKQIVFTN, via the coding sequence ATGGCAATAGATTTTATCCTTGATATTCTTAATCGCAAGCTAGTGGAAATCAAAGAAGACCCTCTACATTCCACAGAAATTCTAGTTTTGCAGGGTATATGTGAGAACAAGACCTATGAGGCAATAGCTCAAGAAGAAAGATATAGCTGCGGTTATATTACCAATGTTGTTGCTCCACGATTGTACCAAAAACTTTCTTTGCTTTTTGGCAGGCGTGTTAACAAAAAAAATTGTCGGGTGGTGCTGGAATCTTACATAGCAGAACAAGCTACACCCCCAGCAAAGTCAATTAAACTAAATTCTCCAGAGTTTGATCTTGGTATACAGCAAGATGCACTTCCTTGTTATCCCAGTGGTTCAGTTCCTCTTAACTCTCCCTTTTACATTGAACATCCTAATATTCAGAAATCGGTTTATGCAGAGATTACAAAACTAGGAGCATTAGTACGGATTAAAGCTCCAAGGGAAATGGGCAAAACTTCATTAATGCTGAGGATTTTAGATTACGCAGAACGTATGGGATATCGGACAGTTAGGTTGAACCTTGAGCAAGTCGATCAGACAATTCTCAGTGATGCCAATCTATTTTTGCGGTGGCTATGTGCCAATATTACTCAACAGCTTCAAATGGAGCAAAAACTAGATGACTATTGGAATAAAGATTTTGGTAGCAAACTGAGTTGTACTTTTTATTTGCGAAACTATGTACTAAATCAAATTGATACTTCCCTGGTTTTAGCACTAGATGAAGTCAATTATACTTTTGAGCATCCAGGAGTAGCAAAAGATTTTTTTCCCCTGTTGCGTTCGTGGTTTGAAGAAGCTAAAAGATGCAAAATTTGGCAAAAGCTACGCTTGATTGTGGTGCATTCAACGGAAATTTATGTTCCTTTACAACTTCAGCAATCTCCTTTCAATATTGGGTTACCAATTCAGTTACCGGATTTTAATTTAGATCAAGTGCAGGAATTAGCTCAACGTTATAGTTTGAAGTGGTCTGATGGTGAAGAAGCAAAGCAATTAATGACAATAATTGGGGGACATCCAGCACTAATACACATTGCACTTTATTACCTCAGTTCTCAGAGAATAACTCTAGCACAACTCCTAAAAACTGCTCCTACATCCAGTGGAATTTATGCTCATCACTTGCAGCGACATTTGACAATCTTGCAAGAACAGCCGGAATTAGCGATCGCTCTTTATAATGCGATTAATGCTAGTGAACCTGTACCATTAGAACCCATTATTGCTTACAAGTTAAACAGTATGGGACTGATTAAGTTAGATAACAATAAAGCAATACCTAGCTCTCAACTATATCGGCAATACTTTCAATCGCTTTCTTCTGATGAAAAAAAACAGATAGTATTTACCAATTAG
- a CDS encoding eCIS core domain-containing protein, producing MSDRKFGSKKTAASTFSNSSLVSPTTPTLANPVQSFGLPTNNVAATEVSTDLQEAQSADEQLLEQQAISEKPVTHDISRISLRRPQAKLTVGEPGDRYEQEADMIANTVMSMPALTVQREEILEEEDPAKLLNTSIQREISPEEEELQTKSTLQTASDRSLEGGDRLENQLNGSKGGGSPLADDVRSFMEPRFGADFSQVRVHTNSQAVQMNQELGAQAFTHGNDVYYGQGKAPGNNELTAHELTHVVQQTGSVQSRINRYLATPNFTLNTSETPQIQRDGEGNNLERLNEMLDKFNVPEEDVIKLCGQLTAPEKATVLAGGYRSRMIAALNVSEMVQALNNLNPPLSTKLEWLEATTTFGSRQLDYSTIQPWITAAPQAEKDALKINYWKNFFVNVCTNQTMVTALNDLGFDLITKLTWLQAEMTVTSLELDYATIKPWITAAPQTEKDALKTDTWKNFFVNVCTNETMVTALNDLGFDLQTKLNWLEAEMTITSWELSYTTIQPWITAAPQGERDALKTDAWKNFFVKVCTNQTMITAVNDLGFDLITKLTWLDAEMTITRLELDYATIKPWITAAPQGEKDALKTDTWKNFFVKVCTNDTMVDALIDLNFDLTTKLTWLLAEGVGDAALANLIGSGDIFTALAGLDEAQITQLRRNSDLIDVLQKLMTNAEFAQLAANLVLITPSTVVDRVNARNEALRILTVQLNNKEIARSTINGNMQVVIIPRNKLLTDVAQFADLAGTSTFDGRRWETVRGVGHGNYVAVTEENLLGGNCTATFGGNPVSGTYATGYSTTSHEFAHGLHDNSLTDADRQIITNAYNARKALATASPTDPNQWVDGREGCYASQTDHEFFAQLSNAYLGTNTGNDPNTGDPRHNGKAWVQTHEPTVFALLDRMYAGGSIPNANP from the coding sequence ATGAGCGATCGTAAGTTCGGATCTAAGAAAACAGCCGCATCAACTTTTTCTAATTCATCGCTTGTTTCACCCACAACACCGACGTTGGCGAATCCAGTGCAGAGCTTTGGTTTACCAACAAATAATGTAGCAGCAACTGAGGTATCAACCGATCTGCAAGAGGCACAATCTGCTGATGAGCAACTATTAGAACAACAAGCCATCTCAGAAAAGCCCGTTACTCACGACATTAGTCGCATATCCTTGCGTCGTCCCCAGGCGAAGTTGACGGTGGGAGAACCAGGGGATAGGTATGAGCAGGAAGCTGACATGATAGCCAATACGGTCATGTCAATGCCAGCACTAACTGTGCAACGGGAAGAGATTTTAGAAGAAGAAGATCCAGCTAAACTTCTGAATACATCCATCCAAAGAGAGATATCACCAGAGGAAGAAGAATTACAAACCAAGTCTACATTACAAACGGCTAGCGATCGCAGTTTGGAAGGTGGGGATCGTCTTGAGAATCAGCTAAATGGTAGTAAAGGTGGGGGAAGTCCATTAGCAGATGATGTGCGAAGTTTCATGGAACCCAGATTTGGCGCTGACTTCAGTCAGGTACGGGTGCATACCAATAGCCAAGCAGTGCAGATGAACCAAGAGTTAGGCGCACAGGCTTTTACTCATGGAAATGATGTTTATTATGGGCAAGGAAAAGCACCGGGGAATAATGAGTTGACAGCCCATGAGTTAACTCATGTGGTGCAGCAGACAGGCTCAGTACAGTCTCGAATTAACCGTTATTTGGCAACACCGAATTTTACCTTAAATACATCGGAAACTCCCCAAATCCAGCGTGACGGGGAAGGTAACAATCTCGAACGCTTGAACGAAATGCTGGATAAGTTTAACGTACCAGAAGAGGATGTCATTAAGTTGTGCGGGCAATTGACCGCTCCAGAAAAAGCCACCGTCCTCGCTGGAGGGTATCGCAGTCGGATGATTGCTGCTCTGAATGTCAGTGAGATGGTGCAAGCCCTGAATAACTTGAATCCGCCTTTAAGTACCAAACTTGAATGGTTGGAAGCCACAACGACCTTCGGTAGTCGCCAACTGGATTATTCAACGATTCAACCCTGGATTACAGCAGCTCCCCAAGCTGAAAAGGATGCCCTAAAAATCAATTATTGGAAGAATTTCTTTGTCAATGTCTGTACTAATCAAACAATGGTCACAGCCCTGAATGATTTGGGCTTTGACTTAATCACCAAATTGACCTGGCTGCAAGCCGAAATGACCGTCACCAGTTTAGAACTGGATTATGCCACCATTAAACCCTGGATTACCGCAGCACCCCAGACTGAAAAGGATGCTCTGAAAACTGACACCTGGAAGAATTTCTTTGTCAATGTTTGTACCAATGAAACGATGGTCACAGCCTTGAATGATTTGGGCTTTGACTTGCAAACCAAATTGAACTGGCTGGAAGCCGAAATGACCATTACCAGTTGGGAATTGAGCTACACAACCATTCAACCCTGGATTACCGCAGCGCCCCAGGGTGAAAGGGATGCCTTGAAAACCGACGCCTGGAAGAATTTCTTTGTCAAGGTTTGTACTAATCAAACAATGATTACAGCCGTGAATGATTTGGGCTTTGACTTAATTACCAAATTGACCTGGCTGGATGCCGAAATGACTATCACGCGTTTAGAACTAGATTATGCCACCATTAAACCCTGGATTACCGCAGCACCCCAGGGTGAAAAGGATGCGCTAAAAACTGACACTTGGAAGAATTTCTTTGTTAAAGTCTGTACTAACGACACGATGGTTGATGCATTGATCGATCTGAATTTTGACCTCACCACAAAGCTGACATGGTTGTTGGCAGAAGGAGTTGGAGATGCTGCACTCGCAAATCTTATCGGCTCTGGAGATATTTTCACAGCCTTAGCTGGTTTGGATGAGGCTCAAATCACACAGCTGCGACGCAACAGTGATTTAATAGATGTGCTGCAAAAGCTTATGACCAACGCTGAATTTGCACAATTGGCTGCTAATTTAGTGTTAATTACACCCTCGACAGTTGTAGATCGAGTTAACGCCCGTAATGAAGCGCTGCGAATTCTGACCGTCCAGTTGAATAATAAAGAGATTGCCAGAAGTACCATTAATGGCAATATGCAAGTAGTGATTATCCCCAGAAATAAGTTATTGACCGATGTCGCGCAATTTGCCGATTTGGCTGGAACAAGCACGTTTGATGGCAGACGGTGGGAAACGGTTCGAGGCGTCGGCCATGGCAATTATGTGGCCGTAACGGAAGAAAATCTGCTCGGTGGAAATTGTACAGCCACCTTTGGAGGTAATCCTGTTTCTGGAACTTATGCAACAGGCTATTCTACGACTAGCCATGAATTTGCTCACGGTCTGCATGATAACTCTTTGACAGATGCCGATCGCCAAATCATTACCAATGCTTACAATGCCCGAAAAGCCCTGGCCACAGCAAGTCCCACCGATCCAAATCAATGGGTTGATGGTCGAGAAGGGTGCTATGCCTCCCAAACTGACCATGAATTCTTTGCACAACTGAGTAACGCATACTTAGGAACCAATACTGGAAACGATCCAAACACCGGAGATCCACGCCACAATGGAAAAGCTTGGGTACAAACCCATGAACCAACTGTTTTCGCTCTTTTAGACAGAATGTACGCAGGAGGCAGTATACCCAATGCTAATCCATAG
- a CDS encoding eCIS core domain-containing protein → MSDRTFGRKKTAASNFSNRSLVSPTTPTLANPVRGFGLATNNLIQTQTELSTDQQEAESANEQLLEQQALREKPITHDMSRISLRRPQASAQAFTHGSDVYFGEGKAPENNELTHVVQQTGNQNSIQRNLLGDISPSGTASSDGEDSSRLASLSRPEYIIAQSGSRYTLLPLQPNGQTLYFFYGYEAGNSSDQAARDSEAPFIEDDVIYAARSGFTVVYDLEGTAGNFAEAIFNPSTYGIYWSGHGDMQGNIWTSDNILIRPEMISRDRHGGQVSPNLRYFILAACGSAQAQQAWQLALPQGCQFEGWLNLTSNREGVDFTDSAWSEDLDQLFPHGGLHPDRELRDYIEDVRREGAGREPGATDTTVPTTGR, encoded by the coding sequence ATGAGCGATCGCACGTTTGGACGCAAGAAAACAGCAGCATCAAATTTTTCCAATCGGTCGCTTGTCTCACCCACAACTCCCACTCTGGCAAATCCAGTGCGGGGCTTCGGTTTAGCAACAAATAATCTAATTCAAACACAAACTGAGCTATCAACTGACCAGCAAGAGGCAGAATCTGCTAATGAGCAATTATTAGAACAACAAGCTTTAAGAGAAAAGCCCATTACTCACGACATGAGTCGCATATCCTTGCGTCGTCCCCAGGCAAGCGCACAGGCGTTTACTCATGGTAGTGATGTTTACTTTGGGGAAGGGAAAGCACCGGAAAATAATGAGTTGACCCATGTAGTGCAGCAGACGGGAAATCAAAACTCCATTCAACGTAACCTTCTTGGTGATATCAGTCCTAGTGGAACAGCTTCTTCAGATGGTGAAGATTCTTCAAGACTAGCTAGTCTCAGTAGACCAGAATATATTATTGCTCAATCAGGCAGTCGCTATACTTTGCTTCCTCTCCAACCCAATGGACAGACATTATATTTCTTCTATGGATATGAAGCAGGCAACTCCTCTGACCAAGCAGCAAGAGATTCAGAAGCTCCTTTTATTGAAGATGATGTTATATATGCTGCAAGGAGCGGCTTTACCGTAGTCTATGACTTAGAAGGAACTGCTGGCAATTTTGCTGAGGCAATCTTTAACCCATCGACCTATGGAATATATTGGAGTGGTCATGGCGATATGCAGGGGAATATTTGGACATCCGACAATATTTTGATTAGACCAGAAATGATCAGTAGAGACCGACACGGTGGGCAGGTTAGTCCTAATCTGAGGTATTTCATATTAGCAGCATGTGGCTCTGCTCAGGCGCAACAGGCTTGGCAACTTGCTTTACCTCAAGGCTGTCAATTTGAAGGTTGGCTTAACTTAACCAGTAATAGGGAAGGAGTAGACTTCACTGATTCTGCTTGGTCTGAGGATCTAGATCAATTATTTCCTCATGGTGGACTTCACCCTGACAGAGAACTCAGAGACTATATTGAAGATGTCAGGAGAGAGGGTGCAGGGCGCGAGCCAGGAGCTACAGACACCACTGTACCAACAACTGGGCGATAG